One segment of Paraburkholderia bonniea DNA contains the following:
- a CDS encoding DUF6566 family protein — MESTGTDMGDYQESYKTYEIEVAVEQVLTGVKAHFRVLQDAAPVLDWQLVPIEGFWPTEHAAAEAAFQVAREWIDGELANT, encoded by the coding sequence ATGGAATCGACAGGCACTGATATGGGTGATTATCAGGAAAGCTACAAGACCTACGAGATTGAAGTTGCCGTTGAGCAGGTTTTGACCGGTGTCAAAGCGCATTTCCGGGTGCTGCAAGATGCCGCGCCAGTGCTGGACTGGCAGCTCGTACCTATCGAAGGATTCTGGCCAACCGAACATGCGGCTGCTGAAGCTGCTTTTCAGGTCGCGCGCGAATGGATAGACGGTGAGCTGGCCAATACGTGA
- a CDS encoding (Fe-S)-binding protein, with the protein MRVGLFVTCLIDLMRPEIGFSAIKLIESAGFEVMVPPAQTCCGQPAYNSGERGLARDLAEKTLREFEQFDYIVVPSGSCGGMIRTHYGDLFRDDPELMRRYGQVQPKVFELSDFLLNVARVELKPGSFTGPVAYHDSCAGLRELGVKLQPRTLLAQVGVTVEEMSDCEKCCGFGGTFALKYGDISTAIVDEKCASIHASGAGTVVLGDLGCMLNIEGRLRRTGDTTTRVLHVAQVLAGDV; encoded by the coding sequence ATGCGAGTCGGATTATTCGTTACCTGCCTGATTGACCTGATGCGTCCCGAGATCGGGTTTTCGGCGATCAAGCTGATCGAAAGTGCGGGCTTCGAAGTGATGGTGCCGCCCGCGCAGACATGCTGCGGCCAGCCCGCCTATAACTCAGGTGAACGAGGCCTCGCACGTGATCTCGCGGAAAAAACGCTCCGCGAATTTGAACAGTTCGATTACATCGTGGTGCCATCAGGTTCATGCGGCGGCATGATCCGCACGCATTACGGCGACTTGTTTCGTGATGATCCTGAATTGATGCGCCGGTATGGCCAGGTGCAGCCGAAAGTCTTCGAGCTGAGCGATTTTCTGCTGAACGTTGCCCGCGTCGAGCTGAAGCCTGGCAGTTTTACGGGTCCGGTGGCCTATCACGATTCATGCGCGGGGTTGCGCGAACTGGGTGTCAAGCTGCAGCCCCGCACTTTGCTGGCGCAGGTTGGCGTGACGGTCGAAGAAATGAGCGACTGTGAAAAGTGCTGCGGCTTTGGCGGCACATTCGCGCTTAAGTACGGCGACATCTCAACCGCGATTGTTGATGAGAAATGCGCCAGTATCCACGCGAGCGGGGCGGGAACAGTGGTGCTGGGCGATCTTGGCTGCATGCTCAATATTGAAGGCCGGCTGCGCCGGACTGGCGACACCACGACGCGCGTGCTACATGTCGCGCAAGTGCTGGCTGGTGATGTGTAA
- the dusA gene encoding tRNA dihydrouridine(20/20a) synthase DusA, which translates to MKSTPRRISVAPMMDWTDSRCRSFHRMLSRHAWLYTEMVTTGALIYGDVARHLAFTADEAPIALQLGGSEPGDLARSAKLGEQWGYDEINLNCGCPSERVQRGAFGACLMNEPQLVADCVKAMRDAVSIPVTVKHRIGVDAVEDYGFVRDFVGTVAEAGCEVFIVHARNAILKGLSPKENREIPPLKYDYAYQLKRDFPALEIILNGGVKTLDEVERHLQHVDGVMLGREAYHNPYVLAGVDARFYGSSTPPPSREAVEIQLIEYCATELARGTALGTITRHVLGLYHGVAGARGWRRILSDSKRLAAGDLTIFDEARQHLRTPSKILE; encoded by the coding sequence ATGAAATCAACACCCAGACGCATATCCGTGGCCCCGATGATGGACTGGACCGATAGCCGGTGCCGCTCATTTCATCGCATGTTGTCGCGCCACGCGTGGCTCTACACCGAAATGGTCACCACCGGCGCATTGATCTATGGCGATGTCGCACGGCATCTGGCATTTACGGCTGACGAAGCACCGATTGCGCTTCAACTGGGCGGAAGCGAGCCAGGCGACCTGGCTCGCAGCGCAAAACTCGGCGAACAATGGGGCTATGACGAGATCAATCTGAACTGTGGCTGCCCGTCAGAACGCGTACAACGCGGCGCATTTGGTGCGTGCCTGATGAACGAGCCGCAACTTGTCGCCGACTGCGTGAAAGCGATGCGTGACGCGGTCTCGATTCCAGTGACAGTCAAACACCGGATCGGCGTGGATGCGGTGGAAGACTACGGTTTTGTACGCGATTTTGTTGGCACAGTTGCTGAAGCGGGCTGCGAAGTGTTCATCGTGCATGCCCGCAACGCCATTCTGAAAGGCCTCAGCCCCAAAGAAAACCGCGAAATTCCACCGCTCAAGTACGACTACGCTTACCAGTTGAAGCGCGATTTCCCTGCACTCGAAATTATCCTCAACGGCGGCGTCAAAACGCTGGACGAAGTCGAACGGCATTTGCAGCATGTCGATGGCGTGATGCTAGGGCGCGAGGCGTATCACAACCCCTATGTGCTGGCTGGCGTCGACGCACGTTTTTATGGCTCATCCACACCCCCGCCTAGCCGTGAAGCCGTAGAAATTCAACTTATCGAATATTGCGCAACCGAGCTCGCCCGTGGGACCGCACTGGGCACCATCACGCGTCACGTACTCGGCCTTTATCACGGTGTAGCTGGAGCACGTGGTTGGCGCCGGATTCTCTCAGACAGCAAGCGGCTCGCCGCTGGCGATTTGACGATTTTCGATGAAGCACGGCAGCATCTGCGCACACCCAGCAAAATTCTTGAATAA
- a CDS encoding helix-turn-helix domain-containing protein, with protein sequence MTRFEATSISLAVRGIGAVLPTDEAAAALNRKPQTLRKWACLENGPIRPVRINGRLAWRVSDLQKLLSGEEVQ encoded by the coding sequence ATGACCAGGTTTGAAGCAACATCAATTAGCCTCGCTGTGCGCGGCATTGGAGCGGTTCTTCCGACCGACGAAGCCGCTGCCGCACTCAACCGTAAGCCGCAGACCCTCAGGAAATGGGCCTGCTTGGAAAATGGGCCTATTCGTCCGGTCCGAATTAATGGCCGTCTTGCTTGGCGCGTTTCCGACCTGCAAAAGCTTTTGAGCGGGGAGGAGGTGCAATGA
- a CDS encoding single-stranded DNA-binding protein, producing MIDGLVSGKLYGAAQSRMGQSGKAFVIAKVRPTSGDGESLFVNVIAFDDAAKSVLLALDDGDSVALAGTLTPKVWTDKHGDAKPALDMVAHRVLTAYHVQHKRKAIQGGRRTELMSDDGFDDPMGA from the coding sequence ATGATTGACGGATTAGTGAGTGGGAAGCTGTACGGCGCGGCTCAAAGCCGGATGGGTCAGAGCGGAAAGGCGTTTGTTATCGCCAAGGTGCGGCCAACCAGCGGAGACGGGGAATCATTATTCGTAAACGTGATTGCGTTCGATGACGCCGCTAAGTCCGTACTGTTGGCGCTCGATGACGGTGATTCGGTGGCGCTGGCCGGGACGCTTACGCCAAAAGTGTGGACCGACAAACACGGCGACGCGAAACCGGCGCTAGATATGGTGGCGCACCGCGTGCTGACGGCGTACCACGTACAACACAAACGCAAGGCCATCCAGGGTGGACGGCGTACCGAGTTGATGTCAGACGATGGTTTCGATGACCCTATGGGGGCGTGA
- a CDS encoding helix-turn-helix domain-containing protein, with amino-acid sequence MVDYATLKKRMLDNPKVKAEYDAMEPEFAIARELIAARARAGLSQEQVAERMHTTQSTIARMESGRTLPSLRTLSRYAEATGSRAVVRLEAVK; translated from the coding sequence ATGGTTGACTATGCAACCCTGAAAAAGCGGATGTTGGATAACCCCAAGGTCAAGGCCGAGTATGACGCCATGGAGCCTGAATTTGCTATTGCCCGTGAACTTATTGCGGCACGTGCACGCGCTGGATTGAGTCAGGAACAGGTGGCCGAGAGGATGCACACAACGCAATCGACTATCGCACGCATGGAAAGCGGACGCACGCTGCCCTCATTGCGTACCCTGTCGCGCTATGCCGAGGCAACCGGAAGCCGCGCCGTGGTACGTCTAGAAGCTGTCAAGTAG
- a CDS encoding tyrosine-type recombinase/integrase, whose amino-acid sequence MAKVNFTAERVASLGALPGKSQTIYWDAKAPGLGLRVTRTGARAYIFESRLFGKTVRITIGDPRAWMLGKARTEAARLKTAVDDGIDPREQVAEQRAAHEARKVEARRQDVTLADAWATYTEVRRPKWSELHHRDHVTLANSGGQPKKRGKGLTEPGPLAALMPLKLSDLSADRVGKWLEIEAEQRPARARLAFNLLRIFATWCESKAEYQGLIDTQAVSTRLSKDTLPKQAAKTDSIQREQLAAWFGAVHHLGNPVMEAYLIGLLLTGARREELAELRWNDVDFRWRSLHLKDKVETETGRDIPLTPYFASVLLDLKRINDTPPNVRRLRELEADDKTWEPSSWVFASPAAADGRLAAPNRALHRVCQAAGIPPVTLHGLRRSFSSLAEWTETPTGVVAQIMGHKPSATAERHYKVRPLDLLRMWHDKLEAWILREAHIDFKPEQAGIAGSQQVMHKHSKKEIN is encoded by the coding sequence ATGGCAAAGGTCAACTTCACTGCGGAACGGGTAGCCTCACTGGGAGCGTTGCCGGGTAAGTCTCAGACGATTTACTGGGACGCTAAGGCACCGGGGCTGGGTCTGCGCGTCACGCGCACTGGTGCGCGCGCCTACATTTTTGAATCCCGCCTGTTCGGCAAGACCGTCCGCATTACCATCGGTGATCCGCGTGCGTGGATGCTTGGCAAGGCTCGCACCGAGGCGGCGCGCCTGAAAACGGCGGTTGATGATGGCATCGACCCGCGCGAGCAAGTGGCCGAGCAGCGCGCTGCCCACGAAGCCAGAAAGGTCGAGGCGCGCCGTCAGGACGTAACGCTGGCGGATGCTTGGGCTACTTACACCGAGGTGCGTCGTCCGAAGTGGAGCGAGCTTCATCACCGAGACCACGTAACTCTTGCGAACTCGGGCGGGCAGCCCAAGAAGCGCGGCAAGGGATTAACGGAGCCGGGGCCGCTTGCCGCTCTGATGCCACTGAAACTGTCGGACTTGAGCGCTGACCGCGTGGGCAAATGGCTAGAGATAGAGGCTGAACAGCGTCCGGCCCGCGCGCGGCTCGCTTTCAACCTGCTCCGCATTTTCGCGACATGGTGCGAATCGAAGGCCGAATATCAGGGGTTGATTGACACACAGGCTGTCTCTACGCGCCTCTCGAAAGATACCCTTCCGAAGCAGGCAGCAAAGACAGATTCCATTCAGCGCGAGCAATTAGCCGCGTGGTTCGGTGCCGTCCATCATCTCGGCAATCCGGTAATGGAGGCGTATCTGATTGGCTTGCTACTGACCGGCGCGCGCCGTGAGGAACTGGCGGAATTGCGCTGGAATGATGTGGATTTTCGCTGGCGCAGTCTGCATTTAAAGGACAAGGTAGAGACGGAAACGGGCCGCGATATTCCCCTAACACCTTATTTCGCTAGCGTATTGCTCGACCTGAAGCGCATTAATGACACGCCGCCCAACGTTCGCCGGTTGCGCGAACTCGAAGCGGACGACAAAACGTGGGAGCCGTCGTCATGGGTGTTTGCTAGTCCCGCCGCCGCTGATGGCAGGCTGGCCGCGCCCAACCGCGCACTGCATCGTGTCTGTCAGGCGGCGGGCATTCCTCCGGTGACGCTGCACGGCCTACGGCGCTCGTTTTCCAGTCTGGCGGAATGGACTGAAACGCCTACCGGGGTGGTGGCGCAAATTATGGGGCATAAGCCGTCTGCTACAGCAGAGCGTCATTACAAGGTGCGTCCGCTCGACCTGCTGCGTATGTGGCATGACAAGCTGGAGGCGTGGATTCTCAGAGAAGCTCACATCGACTTCAAACCAGAGCAGGCAGGGATTGCAGGCAGTCAGCAAGTAATGCACAAACATAGCAAAAAAGAGATAAACTAA
- a CDS encoding AAA family ATPase codes for MMTGHNEIERARSALQSLDAGCSRDEWVRAAMAAKAAGLPEDDFLAWSATGGNYGSERDARSVWRSVKPTGGIGPGTLFRMADEIGWSDPQPRRNGAQSARVSRPMSEVKPQAAQQPACDLGVTFEGYSPAYANHPYIVAKRGNTDGLRVVPADDPLTIQGMRVAGWLAVPVRSLDGALQTIQYIPASGSGKKLNAPGASFGKGLFVVGESVAHGTIYVCEGIGQAWACSRADPRAAAVVAFGWGRVRAVSKLLRERYPVTRIVIVPDKGKEADAETIAREVGGAWVELPADAPSNYDANDYEHDHDSDALADLLRAIRTPPMRYRLQSADDLLNAPPLRWLVRGVLPATGFAAVYGPSGSGKSFLALDLCAAIADGSEWFGRRVTAAPVTYVALEGEAGLSKRAKAWSVRNACRLPDRLRFITQPLDLRKESDIAELSAAVLAGGGRDGLLVIDTLNRAAPGADENASADMGELIESCKELQRRMGGVVLVVHHTGKDGTKGLRGHSSLYAALDAAIEVNRTDSRREWSIAKSKDDEDGARNPFVLRVVELGDNEHGEPVTSCVVEPDESTREVQRVKLPQGGNQRIALDALAEPLRQSCDFGKGDASPAHPCIEIEAAVPIVAGRLACDAKHRNERARAAITGLVARGIYGTKEGWLWRK; via the coding sequence ATGATGACCGGGCACAACGAAATAGAGCGCGCCCGCTCAGCCTTGCAATCGCTCGATGCCGGATGCTCCCGCGATGAATGGGTGCGTGCCGCGATGGCTGCCAAAGCGGCGGGATTGCCGGAAGATGACTTTCTGGCTTGGTCTGCGACCGGCGGCAACTATGGTAGTGAGCGCGACGCCCGCTCTGTGTGGCGCAGCGTCAAGCCGACTGGTGGCATTGGTCCGGGTACGCTGTTTCGCATGGCTGACGAGATTGGCTGGAGCGACCCACAACCGCGTCGGAACGGCGCACAATCCGCTCGCGTGTCGCGCCCCATGTCCGAGGTGAAACCGCAAGCTGCACAGCAGCCTGCGTGCGACCTTGGTGTGACATTCGAAGGGTATTCGCCCGCTTATGCTAACCATCCCTATATCGTGGCGAAGCGCGGCAATACTGACGGTCTACGCGTAGTCCCTGCCGATGACCCGTTGACGATTCAGGGTATGCGCGTAGCCGGGTGGTTGGCCGTGCCGGTTCGCTCGCTGGATGGCGCATTGCAAACCATCCAATACATCCCCGCATCGGGTAGCGGGAAGAAGCTAAACGCGCCGGGAGCATCGTTTGGCAAGGGCCTATTCGTGGTGGGCGAAAGCGTTGCGCACGGGACTATCTACGTTTGCGAAGGTATCGGGCAAGCGTGGGCGTGTTCGCGTGCCGACCCTCGCGCCGCTGCTGTGGTGGCGTTTGGTTGGGGCCGGGTTCGCGCCGTATCGAAGTTGCTTCGCGAGCGTTACCCGGTAACACGTATCGTGATTGTCCCGGACAAGGGTAAGGAAGCGGACGCCGAAACCATCGCCCGCGAGGTTGGCGGCGCGTGGGTGGAACTGCCCGCCGATGCTCCCTCGAACTACGATGCCAACGACTATGAGCACGACCACGATAGCGACGCGCTGGCGGACCTGCTCCGCGCCATCAGAACGCCGCCTATGCGTTACCGGTTGCAATCGGCTGATGACCTGTTGAATGCGCCGCCCCTGCGCTGGTTGGTTCGTGGGGTGCTGCCTGCCACTGGTTTTGCCGCCGTCTATGGGCCGTCCGGTTCCGGTAAATCGTTTCTCGCGCTTGACCTGTGCGCCGCCATTGCTGACGGTTCGGAATGGTTCGGGCGGCGCGTGACCGCCGCGCCCGTAACGTATGTAGCACTCGAAGGCGAAGCCGGATTGAGCAAACGTGCAAAAGCGTGGAGCGTGCGCAATGCCTGTCGATTGCCGGACCGCCTGCGATTCATCACGCAACCGCTCGACCTGCGCAAGGAGAGCGACATTGCAGAGCTTTCCGCCGCCGTGCTGGCCGGTGGTGGACGGGATGGATTGCTAGTTATCGACACACTGAATCGGGCCGCGCCGGGAGCCGATGAAAATGCCAGTGCCGACATGGGCGAGCTTATCGAGTCGTGTAAGGAATTGCAGCGACGCATGGGCGGCGTGGTGTTGGTGGTGCATCACACGGGCAAGGACGGCACGAAGGGATTGCGAGGCCATAGCAGCCTGTACGCGGCGCTTGATGCAGCAATCGAAGTAAATCGGACCGACAGCCGCCGCGAATGGTCAATTGCAAAGTCCAAAGATGACGAGGATGGCGCGCGCAATCCGTTCGTGCTGCGGGTAGTGGAACTGGGCGACAACGAGCACGGCGAACCCGTTACGTCTTGCGTCGTGGAGCCGGACGAGAGCACGCGCGAGGTTCAACGGGTGAAGTTGCCCCAAGGGGGCAATCAACGTATCGCACTTGATGCTTTAGCCGAACCGTTGCGCCAGTCGTGCGACTTTGGCAAAGGCGACGCGTCGCCCGCGCATCCCTGCATTGAAATCGAGGCCGCTGTGCCAATTGTGGCGGGCCGTCTGGCGTGTGACGCGAAGCATAGGAACGAGCGCGCCAGGGCAGCGATTACAGGACTGGTAGCGCGGGGAATCTATGGCACAAAAGAGGGTTGGTTATGGCGCAAATAA
- a CDS encoding lactate utilization protein B — translation MQVQTMQFKARAGQKLADQRLQQNLTKLSTKFVSGRAASMTALDFPATRAALKERRNRALDNLDVWLETFESEASRRGVNVLYAETTQDAARLIADIARRHEVRKVIKTKSMVTEEMSLNAVLGEIGVQSIETDLGEYILQINGNEPPSHIIAPVVHKDQDEIADLFEKIHQRPRLTEIPAMTREAREVLRPHFMTADMGVTGGNFLIAQTGSVALVTNEGNEGMCTVMPRVHVAVTGIEKILPTLEDLATAMRLLPRSATGQATSNYFSLLTGPRGADDQDGPEHMYVVLVDGGRSGLIGGEFQAMLRCIRCGACMNHCPVYQKIGGHAYGWVYPGPMGSVLTPAYVGLDRALDLPQAATLCGACDSVCPVEIPLSGLLRTLREKQVERHLRPWRARAGLAVWGYLALHPALYALTTKLAVRVLELMGGQKRAIGRLPLAAGWTNTRDMPAPVGRTFRELYAAQRSHLG, via the coding sequence ATGCAAGTTCAGACCATGCAGTTCAAGGCGCGAGCCGGCCAAAAGCTGGCCGATCAGCGTTTGCAGCAAAACCTCACCAAGCTATCGACCAAATTTGTTTCCGGGCGCGCGGCGTCAATGACCGCGCTCGATTTCCCCGCGACCCGGGCAGCACTCAAAGAGCGCCGCAATCGCGCACTGGATAACCTGGATGTGTGGCTCGAAACCTTCGAAAGCGAGGCCAGCCGGCGTGGCGTGAACGTGCTCTACGCGGAAACTACCCAGGATGCGGCTCGCTTGATCGCTGATATCGCGCGCCGTCACGAGGTCCGAAAAGTCATCAAGACCAAGTCGATGGTGACCGAAGAAATGAGCCTGAATGCGGTGCTGGGTGAGATTGGCGTGCAATCCATCGAAACCGATCTCGGCGAATACATTCTGCAGATCAACGGCAATGAGCCGCCTAGTCACATCATCGCTCCGGTCGTGCATAAAGATCAGGACGAAATCGCCGACCTGTTTGAAAAGATCCACCAGCGCCCAAGGCTGACCGAGATTCCTGCGATGACGCGTGAAGCCCGCGAGGTGCTGCGGCCGCATTTCATGACGGCAGATATGGGCGTGACAGGTGGCAATTTCCTGATCGCGCAGACCGGCTCAGTTGCGCTGGTCACCAATGAAGGCAATGAAGGAATGTGTACGGTGATGCCGCGCGTGCATGTGGCGGTTACCGGCATCGAGAAGATCTTGCCGACACTGGAAGACCTTGCTACCGCGATGCGCCTGTTGCCGCGCTCGGCCACAGGTCAGGCAACCTCAAACTACTTTTCGTTACTGACGGGGCCGCGTGGTGCGGACGATCAGGATGGGCCTGAGCATATGTATGTGGTGCTGGTCGATGGCGGACGCAGCGGGCTGATTGGTGGGGAGTTCCAGGCGATGCTGCGCTGTATTCGCTGTGGTGCTTGTATGAATCACTGTCCGGTGTATCAGAAGATCGGTGGACACGCGTATGGCTGGGTGTATCCTGGGCCGATGGGTTCGGTGCTGACGCCTGCCTATGTGGGGCTCGACCGGGCGCTCGATTTGCCTCAGGCCGCAACGCTCTGCGGCGCGTGCGATAGCGTGTGTCCAGTTGAGATCCCGCTATCTGGCTTGCTACGTACATTGCGCGAGAAACAGGTGGAACGTCATTTGCGTCCCTGGCGTGCACGCGCCGGACTGGCTGTGTGGGGCTATCTGGCGTTGCACCCGGCGCTGTACGCCTTGACGACGAAGCTGGCCGTGCGGGTGCTGGAGTTGATGGGCGGGCAAAAACGGGCGATTGGCCGCTTGCCATTGGCAGCGGGCTGGACGAATACGCGGGATATGCCCGCTCCGGTTGGCCGCACGTTTCGTGAGCTTTATGCGGCGCAGCGCAGCCATCTGGGATAA
- a CDS encoding type II toxin-antitoxin system RelE/ParE family toxin, with the protein MTWHVELIPEAEAELLALPEDMQARFLRIVDMLEELGPQRVGMPHVRPLEGKLWEIRMTGRDGIARAIYVTQTTQKLTVLHVFVKKTQKTPRKAITTAYARIKED; encoded by the coding sequence ATGACGTGGCATGTTGAACTGATACCCGAGGCTGAAGCCGAATTGCTGGCGCTGCCCGAAGATATGCAGGCCCGTTTTCTGAGAATTGTTGACATGCTGGAAGAACTTGGTCCGCAGCGTGTTGGCATGCCTCACGTGCGCCCGTTGGAGGGCAAACTGTGGGAAATCCGTATGACCGGGCGGGACGGCATTGCCCGTGCGATTTACGTTACACAGACCACACAGAAGCTGACCGTGCTGCATGTTTTCGTGAAAAAGACGCAAAAGACCCCGCGCAAGGCAATCACAACGGCCTATGCACGAATAAAAGAGGATTGA
- a CDS encoding IclR family transcriptional regulator: MSDTNLESKTSIQVIERMMRLLDALAAHSDPVSLKELAKRTTLHPSTAHRILNDMVTCRLVDRSDPGTYRLGMRLLELGNLVKARLSVRDAALMPMRELHRQTGQTVNLSMRQGDEIVYIERAYSERSGMQVVRAIGGRAPLHLTSVGKLFLAADEASRVRAYATRTGLSGHTQNSITDLAKLERELMHVRQQASARDNEELELGVRCIAAGIYDDTGKLVAGLSLSAPADRLQDAWLAQLSETALAISGALGYRPSVMSEHGQR; the protein is encoded by the coding sequence ATGAGCGATACAAACCTGGAATCCAAAACCTCGATCCAGGTGATCGAGCGCATGATGCGCCTGCTAGATGCCCTCGCGGCACACAGCGACCCAGTCAGTCTGAAAGAACTCGCCAAGCGCACCACCCTGCATCCCTCTACGGCTCACCGCATTCTGAATGACATGGTGACTTGCCGCCTGGTGGATCGCTCCGACCCCGGCACCTACCGCTTAGGCATGCGCTTGCTTGAACTGGGCAATCTGGTCAAGGCACGCCTGTCGGTGCGCGACGCAGCGTTAATGCCGATGCGTGAGTTACATCGCCAAACCGGACAAACCGTTAATTTGTCGATGCGGCAAGGCGATGAAATTGTGTATATCGAACGTGCTTATTCAGAGCGCTCTGGCATGCAGGTGGTGCGAGCGATTGGCGGGCGAGCACCATTACATCTGACCTCCGTCGGCAAGCTCTTTCTCGCCGCCGACGAAGCCTCCCGGGTACGGGCTTACGCGACCCGCACTGGCCTGTCCGGCCACACACAAAATAGCATCACCGACCTTGCCAAACTCGAGCGCGAGTTAATGCATGTGCGCCAGCAGGCATCCGCACGCGATAACGAAGAGCTGGAATTAGGTGTGCGCTGCATTGCCGCCGGGATTTACGACGACACCGGCAAACTCGTCGCGGGACTCTCGCTGTCGGCCCCTGCCGATCGCCTGCAGGATGCGTGGTTAGCTCAGCTGAGCGAAACCGCACTGGCTATTTCCGGAGCACTGGGCTACCGGCCCAGCGTGATGTCGGAGCACGGGCAACGCTGA
- a CDS encoding glyoxalase superfamily protein: MYMSPAIPVLRIFSEEKAKEFYEGFLGFTVDWEHRFTPDLPLYMQLHRADLKIHLSEHHGDATPGSTIFVPVTGVEALRDELHGKHYKYGRPGIEVMPWGKVLVTLDPFGNRIRFCEFDETNADDR, translated from the coding sequence ATGTACATGTCGCCTGCTATTCCTGTGTTGCGGATTTTTTCTGAAGAGAAAGCCAAAGAATTTTATGAAGGATTTTTAGGCTTTACGGTGGACTGGGAGCACCGGTTTACGCCGGACCTTCCACTCTATATGCAGCTTCATCGTGCGGATTTGAAGATTCATCTCAGCGAGCATCATGGCGATGCAACGCCAGGTTCAACGATCTTTGTGCCGGTTACCGGAGTGGAAGCGCTGCGTGATGAACTGCATGGCAAGCACTATAAATATGGCCGGCCAGGGATTGAGGTGATGCCTTGGGGCAAAGTTTTGGTCACGCTTGATCCGTTTGGCAACCGGATTCGTTTTTGTGAATTTGACGAGACGAATGCGGATGATCGTTGA
- a CDS encoding IS3 family transposase (programmed frameshift): protein MKKSRYSDEQIVRILREADRDTVPEVAKRHGVSEASISAWRKRFGEMVSDDVKRLKALEAENVRLKKLVTDQALDIQVLKEIGGKKVVSVQVRCEQARFAMTQGLSQRRACALMQISRSSLSYIPKMPAKNAPVMDAMRALSGQFPRFGSRRTRVLPGRAGILVGRDRCASLWAQAGLQVPKKRRRRRVAGSRPRPHAPAARNSVWCYDFVFDACANGQQVKCLTVVDEYTRECLAIDVAGSIRSRRVIEVLSRLISVHGAPRYLRSDNGPGFVSTALLKWAVQENIETALIDPGKPWQNGTNESFNGKFRDECLAMEWFRHRIEAKIVIKDWRTHYNEVRPHSSLQYLTPAEFRRVSERSSTIGAVIL, encoded by the exons ATGAAGAAAAGCCGGTACAGCGACGAACAGATTGTGCGGATACTGCGTGAAGCAGATCGGGACACGGTGCCTGAGGTGGCCAAGCGCCACGGCGTGAGCGAAGCGTCGATCTCCGCGTGGCGCAAGCGCTTTGGTGAAATGGTTAGCGACGACGTCAAGCGCCTCAAAGCACTAGAGGCGGAGAACGTCCGACTGAAGAAGCTGGTGACTGACCAAGCGCTCGATATCCAAGTCCTGAAGGAGATCGGCG GCAAAAAAGTGGTGAGCGTGCAGGTTCGCTGTGAGCAAGCCCGGTTTGCGATGACGCAGGGCTTGAGTCAACGGCGAGCCTGTGCGCTGATGCAGATCAGTCGATCAAGCTTGAGTTACATACCCAAGATGCCTGCAAAAAACGCGCCAGTGATGGATGCGATGCGAGCGTTGTCGGGGCAATTCCCGCGCTTTGGTTCGCGCCGCACTCGAGTGTTGCCAGGACGCGCAGGCATCCTGGTCGGTCGTGACCGATGTGCTTCGCTCTGGGCGCAGGCCGGTCTACAAGTGCCAAAGAAGCGTCGCAGACGCCGCGTCGCAGGCAGTCGTCCAAGACCCCACGCACCGGCAGCTCGCAACTCGGTTTGGTGCTATGACTTCGTATTCGACGCCTGCGCGAACGGGCAGCAAGTCAAATGCCTGACGGTGGTCGATGAATATACGCGGGAGTGCCTGGCGATCGATGTGGCGGGATCGATTCGCTCTCGTCGAGTCATTGAAGTGCTAAGTCGGTTGATCAGCGTGCACGGCGCACCGCGTTATCTTCGGTCGGACAATGGGCCGGGATTTGTCAGCACGGCGCTGTTGAAATGGGCTGTGCAGGAGAACATCGAGACAGCATTGATTGATCCCGGCAAGCCTTGGCAGAACGGCACCAATGAGAGCTTCAACGGAAAATTCCGTGATGAATGTTTGGCGATGGAGTGGTTTCGCCATCGGATTGAAGCGAAGATCGTGATCAAGGACTGGCGTACTCACTACAACGAGGTGCGCCCGCATTCGAGTTTGCAGTACCTGACCCCGGCCGAATTCCGCCGGGTTAGCGAACGTAGTTCAACCATTGGGGCCGTGATTCTCTAG